Genomic segment of Oscillatoria sp. FACHB-1406:
AACTCTAGAGGTTGAAAAGGCAGGTATTTCTCCTCGAAGTTTGATTGAGTATAAACTCAACCCATTCAAACGAAGAGTTATCGGAATTAAGCGGACGGAATCATTTCAATGCTTAGAAAATGAATTCCTGTGTTATATTTTAGACTTTTACTTGAGGGACTTCGCGAAAGGATTAGCAGTTGCAATAGGGTCGTTAGACTCAAGAAATCTAGAGAATAAATTTTTTGAGCAAAAGTGGCATAGAAAGGACGAAGATTTTAAAGAATTCGTGAAAGCTGCCAAAAGAAGATGGCGGTTATTTCAATCTGATAGAGAAGAGTTTAAGAGACAAGCTAAAGACAAAATTTCGCAATTGCAAGATTGTGTTGAGTGGGCAGAAAAAGCGAGAACTTCTCAATTTATTAAAGATATTAAAACGCCGACAGTCCCTCAACTCAATTCGCTGCGATTGATTGAGTCATCGAGCTATGCTCCCATTCTCGATTGCTATTTAAACTTAAAAGGAGGTACTCTAGAACCCATTCAAAAAGTTTTGCATTTGCTCGAACAGATTTATCGAGGAGAAGTTCGTCCGACTTGGGAGATTTACGAAATTTGGTGCGTTGTCAAGTTATATACTGCGTTCATTTTGTATGCCGATATGCAGCCTTTAGAAGGAGAAGCTCATCTTTTTGAAAGCATTGAACTTAAGAGCGACGGTACGCTCGAATTACCTAAAAATAAACTTTTTTCCCTCGTTACCCGAAATAGCAAGTTTTCACTTCGAGTTGGAGTCCAGTACGAACCCAAACTGAGAAATACAAAAGATGAATTAAGAACACCAGATATTTTACTTTTTGTGGAAGTCGATGGCAAAGTTAACAAATATGTTTTTGACGCGAAATATAGAGACTATACTCAGCAAACATGGGAGCAATTAAAAAAAGATGTCATGGATGTCGCTAAAAATCGCTACTTGCAGGAACTCTCTTTAACTTCTGCTTTTATTCTTCATACCGATATTCGTAAAGATTATTGGGGAGAAGTACATTTTGACCGTTTTGTACGAGAAGAATTTGGTGCTATCATTAATGAGTTTGATTATGCCGGACATCGGTATGGCGCGATCGCATTAATTCCAGGACAAGATGAAGAGCGCCAGATTAAACGAATTTTACGTCTCCTCCTGCAATATCATAATACAGAACTTTGTACGACTTGCTTAGCGTGCAGTCAGCCTTTAAAATGGGGTAAGAATGTTCGTTCGAGTTGGCTTCCAGATCTCATCTCAGAAGAAGACTTGATTGAGAGAGTCATCGCTCGAGAAAAAAGTGCAGGAAATGGAACTGCTTTATACTGTTCCTGCCCGCAGTGCGGAGATTTCTGGGTAATTCAAAATTGCTACGGAGAGCATCATCATCTTTTAAAGTTTAAAGATTGCTTTCACCGTAACTCAGACCATCCCGAATTTAAAGGAAAATGGATGTATATCTGTCCTGAATGCGGAAGCGATCCTTCTTTAGAAGATTTGAGAGAAGATTCGCGTGCAAAAAAAATGGTTATCAATGACATTGCTACATCGGCAAGTCCAAAATGGTGGACGGATTATATGGCGGCGACGGGTCTAAATGAATCGTGAAAAATGTTACTCAGAGCGGGAATAGTGCGTTACGCTTCGCTAACACACCCTACTGCCGTGACACAGCTAAAACTGTGCGATAGGTTTCTCGTTCTATTGCTTACTCGATCGGGTTTCAAGAGTTTTTCTAAAGCCTCATTTAAGGTGTGTCACGGCACTACACAGGAAAGCTGAAAAGCTGAGGTGGGATGGGTAGGAGCCTTGTTGGGGATTTGATGTAACGGAAAACCCGCCCCAAACGGAAGGGGTTGTACGCAATCTGAATTATATATGCTACAATGAAGCTAGACTTCCGATCGCGCGGATCGGAAACCCATCAACTTATCCCTTTAGTCTGGCAAAAATAGGAGCCATCATGACTGCTATCCCGCGAGAACGCATTCGCAATATCGGCATTTCCGCCCACATCGACTCCGGAAAAACGACCTTGAGCGAGCGAATCTTGTTCTACACCGGCAAAATCCACAAAATTGAGGAGGTGCGCGGCGGTGGCGATGGCGCAACACTGGACTACATGGAACTCGAGCAGCAGAAGGGCATTACCATTACCTCTGCGGCGACGACTTGCGCTTGGAATGACTATCAAATCAACCTCATCGATACACCGGGTCACGTTGACTTTACCATCGAAGTAGAGCGATCGCTGCGGGTTCTCGACGGCGGCATCATGGTGCTGTGCGGCGTTGCGGGCGTGCAGTCCCAATCCTTTACCGTAGACCGGCAAATGAAGCGCTACGGCGTACCGCGCATTGCGTTTATCAATAAACTCGATCGCGCCGGAGCCGATCCCTTCCGCGTCGTACAATCGCTCAAAGATAAACTCAACCTCAGCCCAATTCTGCTTCAACTGCCCATCGGCTTGGAAGACGAATTTAGCGGCGTTATCGACCTCATCGAAATGCGCGCCTGCACCTTTGAGGGCGAAAATGGGGAAAATTGGACGAAACAGCCGATTCCCGACTCCCTGCAAGCCGAAGCGCAAGCAGCGAGAGACCATCTGTTAGACCGCATTTCCCTTTATTCCGATGCCATTGTTGCCAACCTCCTCGCCGAACAAGAAGTTCCCAGCGAACTGATTTGGGAGGCGTTGCGCCAAGCGACATTGAAACTAGAAATCGTTCCCGTCCTCCTGGGTTCTGCCTACAAAAATAAAGGCGTGCAGAACCTACTCGATGCTGTCACCCTTTATCTTCCCTCGCCCTTAGACCGAAAAATCGTTACTGCAACGAACGTCAAAACGGGCGAAGAAGTTAATCTCGAAGCCAATCCCGACGCACCCTTTGTCGGACTTGCCTTCAAACTCACCGACGACGAATTCGGGCAACTGACCTACGTCCGCATTTACGCCGGACGTATCGTCAAGGGAACCCGCGTCATTAACAGTCGCACGGGTTCGCCCGTCCGCGTCAGTCGTATCGTGCGCCTCCACGCCGACGAACGCCAAGACATCGAAAACGCGGAAGCAGGCGATATCGTCGCCTTTATGGGTGTTGACTGCGCCTCTGGGGATACCCTCTGCGCGCCGGAACGGGTGCTTTCCTTAGAAGCAATGTTCGTCCCGGAACCCGTGATTACCCTCGCGATTACGCCCAAATCTCAAGAGGATTCGGTGCGGATGGCGAAGGCGTTAAACCGCTTTGTGAAGGAAGATCCGACCTTGCGCGCCAGCAGCGACCCGGAGGCGAACGAAATACTGATTTCGGGGATGGGAGAACTGCATCTAGAGATTTATCTGGAACGGATGCGGCGGGAGTATAACGCGGAGGTGTATGTCGGCAAACCGGCAGTGGCGTATCGGGAAACGATCGCGCGATCGGCTAGCTTCGACTATACCCTCAAAAAACAAACGGGAGGGTCGGGGCAGTACGCGCGCGTGGTAGGGAGCATTGAACCTTGTGAAGAGGGCTTCAGCTTTGAAAATCGTGTGGTTGGGGGCGCAATTCCCAAGCAGTTTATCCCGGGCTGCGAGAAGGGATTTCGGGACGCGATCGCGACCGGACGCTTGCGAGGCTACCCCGTGGTCAACGTCAAAGTCATTCTCTCTGGCGGTGACTTTCACCCCATCGACTCCAGCGAAAACGCCTTCCGATTTGCCGCCCATCAAGGCTTCGAGCAAGCCTTCGATCGCGCTAACCCTTTAATGTTAGAGCCGATTATGCTCGTTGAAGTCGAAACGCCCAGCCAATTTGTCGGACGCATTCAAGGCGACTTACTCTCGCGGCGCGGAACGCCCATCGGTTCCGAAGTCGCCGCCGATTACACCGTCCTGCGCGTCGAAGTTCCCTTAGCCGAAATGTTCGGCTATTCCACCAACTTGCGATCCGCCACTCAAGGAATGGCAACCTTTTCGATGGAATTTTCCGGCTATCGCCCGATGGCTGAAAAGGTTGGGGCGGCTGTTCGTTAGGGGTTATACCAACTCTCATTGATTTTGCACGATTCCCGAAGAGGGCATAACGATGTTATACCCCTACGAAGAAAAATTTAGTGCATCGTAACTGAGAATTGGTATTAGGTTAAAAACTCATGTAAGGGCATTGCATTGCAATGCCCTTACTGCTTGGAATAACTTTACAACCGTTTATATCGACGATTCGATAAACTGCTCTTAAATTACGATCTTATCTTTGAGCGTTAAAAATTTGATGGGCTGTTAAATCTAAATTGGGAAAAGCAGAAGATTTTATGCGATCGTTGCCTCGAAATTGCTGAATTTGGTATTCTCCATCTACCAATCGACACATGGAAAGCGTTGGCTGTTTTGGATCGCCAATATAGCGTCTGCCACCCAATCCTAAATAATCGACAATCCAGTATTCAGGAATGCCTAATGCTTCGTAATCGACCAGTTTATACCCATAGTCATCTCTCCAATTTGTAGAAACGACTTCAACAATCAAACAGACCGACTTTCCAATGGTAATAACCGATTCTTTTTTCCAGCGCGATTCGTTGCTTAAAGCTTGACGATTGAGAACAACCGCATCGGGTTCATAGCCGGACATTTCATTTGCGGCTTTGACAATACATTCTCTCGGAATGAACCCGGATTTTTCATCTTTGCGAATCTCAAAGTTCAGTTCTGCAATAATAAAGCCAGCAACTTCAGAATGGTCTCCCGTTGGCTTTGGCATTTCAATAATGGCTCCGTTATGAAGTTCATAGCGACATTCAGAATTCTCTGGATATTCAGCTATGAATTCGTCAAACGTTATCGGTTTGAGTAGGGCTTGAATCATGAATAGAGTTTAAGCATCTAAGTTTGTTATATAGCAAAGCGCGCTCCCGCTCTGGAGCCGTGTAGCGGTGCGCGTCAAGCGGAAATTTTACGCTCCGAACCCCAATCTTAACTTGTAGGGGCGTTACGCTTCGCGCTCCGCCCCCTACGTTTCGCTCAATTAACTCTCTTTCGTCGGCGAATCGGGGATAAACTCCAGCGCCACCCCATTCATACAATAGCGCTGTCCCGTCGGTTTCGGGCCGTCCTCAAAAACGTGACCCAAATGTCCGCCGCAACGACTGCAATGCACTTCCACCCGCGTCATAAATAACGAACGGTCAACCGTAGTTTCCGTCGCCCCTTCCATCGGTGCGTAAAAACTCGGCCAACCCGTACCGCTATTAAACTTCGTCTCCGAGTTAAAAAGCTCTTGACCGCATCCCGCGCACAGATAAGTCCCGGACTCGTATTTTTTGTCGAGGGGGCTAGTAAAGGCGCGCTCGGTGCCATGCTTGCGCAGAACGTGGAATTGTTCTGGGCTAAGGCTTTCGCGCCATTCGCCGTCGCTTTTTTCAATTTCAAAATCTTTTTTAGATGTTCCCATCGCGTTCGTTCTCCAAGGTTAAAATGCGAGCTACGTTTTCATTATGACGAAAATTGGGTTCTCTCTTCTTGCCCTACCGCACCAGCCCTAGTCGTAATTCCCCACCTCTGGGTAATGATAGAGTGAGACACCCCCAAACAGAGTTAGCAAGTTTAGGCTATGCAAATCGGTTTCCAGCCCGCCAGTCAAGCTCATGTTCCCTTATTAGCGGAATTTATGCAGCGATTCTACGCTATTGACCATTATCCCTTCGATGAGGGGATTGTTAGAGATGCCTTAGTCGGACTGATTGCCAACGATTCTTTAGGACGCATCTGGCTGATCGAGTGGGGGGGGATTGCTGTGGGCTATGTGGTATTAACGTTTAGCTACAGTTTGGAGTATGGGGGACGAAATGCCTTCATTGATGAGTTGTATCTCGAGGAAAACTATCGAGGTCAAGGCATCGGTACGGAAGCCGTTCGGTTTATCGAAGAAATGTGCCAGGAATTAGGGGTTAAAGCCTTACATCTGGAAGTGGAACCGGGCAATATAAGAGGGCAATCTTTGTATCGGAAACGGGGTTTTAAGATGCACGAGCGCCATTTAATGACCAGGCGGTTTGCTTTTCTATGTCTATCAGCAGGTGGAGACAATCCTCAAAGCTAAAAAGTTAGAGAGTTTAAAATACAGATAAAATTTTGTGTATGGGGACTGGAAATTGGTATCAGAATATTTATCGATTATCAAAAAATGTACTTGAGGTAAAGAGAATGACACCAGAACTCCAAAAACAAATCTTAGAGTTGCCATTAAGCGAACGGTGGAGTCTTCTAAGGCTGTTAGTCGATTCTCTACAGCCAGAACTCTTGCCAGAGGAGCAATATCGAGGGCTAAATAACTATTCCAACTGGACTCCAGGCTTTTTTGAAAGAACCGCTGGCGCTTGGCAGGGGGAACCCCTAGAACGCGGAAGTCAAGGTCAGTGCGATCGACGAGATTGGAGTTGGTCATGAGTTACCTTTTAGACACTAATACTTGTATTCAATATCTGGTTCGTCGAAGTTCTTCAATCGCGACTCGTATGGCCGCCCAATCTCGATCGGAAATTTTTCTCTGCGATGTTGTAAAAGCTGAACTTTATTACGGGGCTTATAAAAGCACTCGTCGAAATAACAATCTTGTTTTATTTGAAGAGTTTTTTAACGAATTTATGAGTTTGCCCTTCGACGGCAAGGCTGCAAAAATTTATGGGGAAATTAGAATGGAACTTGAAAGTCGAGGAATTCCTATCGGTCCCTACGACTTACAAATTGCAGCGATTGCACTATCCAACAATCTCACCCTCGTCACTCACAATGTCCGAGAGTTTAGTCGAGTTGTCGGTTTGCGGTGGGAAGATTGGGAAGTTTGAAGGAACTACTACTGCAACACCACTCCAACGAGGGCAAATCCGTCCGCAGTACCGAGGATTGCGCGTTGAGGGAGCGATAATTGGGCGAGTCAAGACTTTCAGCTTTTAGTAGCGCTCATTATCGGGCAAATAGCGCTATATAATGAATAGGGTAGAGCAAGCTTTTAAAAACTGTTATGAAATGGCGAGTCATACTCGAACCCGATGTCGAAACAAATGATTGGGCAGTTTGGTGTCCGGAGTTACCAGGATGCGTCTCGGCTGGTACGACACAAGAAGAAGTACTTAGCAATATTCAGGAAGCTATAGAGCTTTATTTACAACCAGAACCCGTTGAATTGCTGCCGGGGGCTGTTATCTGTGAGGTAACAGTTGGATAAGCCGACTGAGGAGAATGAATGCTGATGCTGTCGAGCGTATATTACGGCGGTATAATTTTGAATTGATTTCTCAAAAAGGGAGCCATCGAAAGTGGCGCAATAAGTCAAAAGATATTCAAGTTATTGTGCCTTATCATCGGGGCAGAGATTTACCAACAGGAACATTACGCAACATTATGGTAACGGCGATGATTCCCGAGCGAAAATGGCAGTCTCCATAAACGCGAGTTCGACGCTAAAATTAAGCTGAAAATCTTTATTGCGAAATCGGTCCAACGAGGGTAAATCCGTCCGCCGTACCGAGGATTGCGCGTTGGGGGGGCGATAATTGGGCGAGGGCGCTTGCATCGAGGAGGAGATAGTCTCCCGATTGCCAGTGTTGGCGCAGGGCGGGTAAGTCGGCGGGGTTGACGGCGCGATCGCTATAAAAGTCCAAACTAGGACGATTATAGGCGAAAGAGGTATAAATAACGCGCTCGCGTGGCGTATTTTCCCGAATCAGCGCGCCGATGCGAACGACGGGAAATTGTTCGTTTAACTCCCAATTCCAAGAGGTGGAAGTCATCAGCAACGCAAGGGAAAGATACATTCCAATTGCGAGAATGGGGATAAAGATGCGATCGCGTTTTTGCATCCGCCAAGCGGTTAATCCCATCGTCACGGCAACCCCAATTCCCATTAATATTAAAGTCGGTTGCGGATCGGCAACGATGAAATAACCGCACCCTGCAAAGCCTACAAACGTTAACAAGCCAAAAAACGCGACCAAAAATAGAGAATATCTTTTTGGTTTTTCTGCGAGTTGCGTTAACTTTGCCCCGACCGCCAGCGCAAAAAAGGGATACAAGGGCATGACATACCACGGCAGTTTCGTTCCCATCAAGGAAATCGTGGTGAGGAAAATAATTGTCCCGACTAAGATTAAGTTTGCCCAACTATTGGGAGTTCCTTTTTTCAAGCGATCGAGCGATGAAAAACTGCTATGCTGCCAAGCTAAAATTAATCCTCCCGGCCAAAATAATAGCCAAGGAAAACTATACTTAAGAAGTTCGATGAGGTAGTACCACGGCGGGCCATCGTTGCCTTCAACAACGGTTGCAATGCGATCGAAATTTTGAGAGCCTAAATGTACTTGAATGAATAGATCGCCGTATTTTAGCCATTGGGAATAATACCAACTGAGGGCAAACGTTGCCCCTAAAATTAAGCCCAACCAAGCGTAGGGATTTTTAAAGATTTTCCAATCGCGATCGCACAAAATCAACGCCCCCGCAATCGCCCACAAGGGAAAAACGAGGATTCCCTTCGTTAGCGCGATCGCGGCAAGACATACCCCGATCGCGATCGCCCACAACCGCTGTTTTCGCGCCTTCAATAGGGCGAACAGCAGCAAAATGAAAAAAGTATTCACCAGTCCGTCCAGCATCATTAAGCGCCCGTGACGCACCACTGGTAGTAGCGTTAAATATACCGAAGCGGACAAAATCGCGCTGAGGCGGCGGGGAAACACTTCGCGCCCGACGAGGTAAAGCAGCGGTACGCCCATCGCCGTCAGCAGTGCCACCGGAAGGCGCGTCGTCAGTTCGCTAACGCCCCCAAATAGGTGATAGCTGCTTGCGACAATCCAATACCCTAACGGCGGTTTCATAAAATAGGGCTGCCCGAAAAAGGTTAAATAGAGCCAATTTCCGGTACGGTATAGTTCGCGCGAAACCATTGCATGAGAACCTTCATCCCAATCGCGCAGGGGAACATTCCCTAGAGAAATCGTCCATAATGCGATCGCAGCCAGACAAAATATTACCAGCCACTGAATGTCTGTCAGTGAACGAAGGCGAAATCCGAATTGCTTTTTGATATAATTTTCGTTTTTGGATTCTTCAGCGTTCAAAGTCAAAATGTCCCCGTCTCGAATCTGGTCTCAATTCTACAAAAGAATATCGGAAGATCGTAACACTTTTACTTTCTTTTTTCTCTCTATCTTCTTTCTTTTTGGATTAGTTGGCATTCTCAATCATGCTATGTGGCGCGATGAAATGACGATTTGGTTAATCGTCCGCGATAGCGAGTCAATGGCAGAGTTTTTACGCGTAATTCGCTACGAACCCCATCCCGCGCTTTGGTATTTCTGCGTTGCATTGCTGTATCGCATCGCTCGCGATCCCATTATTATGCAATTATTTCACTTGATCTTAGGGACAATCGCGGCTTATCTTTTCCTCCGATATTCTCCTTTTCGCACGTTTCAAAAAGTCCTATTTGTTTTTGGCTATCTCCCCTTCTATGAATATTTAGTTATCAGTCGAAATTACAGTTTGGGGATGCTTTTTAGTTTTCTTTTTTGTGCTTTGTATGCAACACGCCAGCAAACTTATCTTTGGTTAGCCATCTGTTTGTTCTTTATGGCGAATTGCAACGCTTACAGCTTGTTTATCGCGATCGCGTTAGGGCTGACTTTAATCGTTGAGGTGATTTTCAGTAGAACTCTTGACTACCAAACTCGCGCGAACCTAAAAAATAAGCTTTTTAGCCTTGCCATATTCGGCATCGGCGTTCTAACTTCCATTGCATTCTTGATTCCGCCCAGCGATAACTTAGAAAATGGCGGACTATCGAGAGGCTGGAATTTATCATTCGATATTCGTCACTTTTTTACGGCTTTATCGCGTCTTTGGAATAGTTATATTGTTCTCATCATTGCCGGAGATTCTAAATACTATAGCGTTCTGATTTGCGGTACGCTTTCTCTGGCGATTATCGCTTTGGTTGCTGGCATTTTTTGGAGAAAACCTTTAGTTTTATTTTTTTACGCGATCGCGACGGCTGAAATTCTGCTCTTTACTTATATTAAGTTCCTCGGCGCACAACGACACTTTGGTCATCTTTACCTCGTATTGATAATCTCATTTTGGCTAGCGAGTTACTATAAAAAGCGTGAGTTATCACCACAAATCCCAAAAAATAGGAATACTAGAAATACCGCGATCGCACAGTGGCTAACGTTTTCACAACGGCAGGGAAAAACCTTCTTAAACATCCTACTCTGCTGTCAATTGATTGGCGGTATTGTCGCGTTCAGTCGAGACTTTACTATTCCCTATTCTGCGAGTAAAGCTGCCGCGCAATATCTTCAAACGAATCAACTCGATCGCGGATTTTTAGTCGGCAGTCAAGATGTCGCAATGTCTCCCCTATGCGGCTACTTAAATCGAAAAATTTACTACCCCGAACGTCAAGCGCTTGGAAGTTTTGTTTTATTTAATCGCAGTCGCACTGAAGTCGATTCGGGAGAAGTGTTGAGACAAGTCTCGGAAAAGTTACAAACTGCTACTGAAGAAGTTATCTTAATTCTCAATTATGAGTTAAAAGAAACTCGCGGCGATCTGTCAATTTTACCTTTAGAAAAATTCGTTGATAGTTTGATCTATAATGAGAAATATTACTTATACCGAGTGCGGAGAGAGTAACAATTTAAAGCATTTTAACGGAATTGAAATTCTCTTCTACCGCGCGCACATAACGCTGTTCTGCGGGCGTAAAAGATTCAAATGCTGCCCTTTGGCGTGCTAGTAGTTCGGGGGTTGCATCGGAAATGTCTCCGCTGCGGGCGGCAACGCGATCGCGCAGTACGTCCAACGGCGCGTTACAATAGAGAATCTGTAAAGGGACTTGTAGCGATTCGCACAATTCAACTACGGGTTTTCTCAAAGCGACGCGATCGTACTTCGCATCAAGAATCGCGCTAAACCCACGCTGAACTAGCATTTCTGCCAACTCCAACAAACGCCCATACGTTTTCTGATTCATTTCAGGCGTATAAATTGTATCATCTCCCCGCTCTTGCAAATCCAGTCCCGCCAGATGCTTGCGTACCGCATCCGATCGCAGGTGAATCGCCCCCCATTCCCGCCCTAACTGGCGCGCTACCGTACTTTTCCCCGAACCTGACAATCCCGACATCATCGCAACTCGTCCGCGATGGGTTTTGGTGTAATTCCAAGCCAAACGGTAGTAATTTTCGGCAGCTTCTTTTGCTTTCTCCTTCTCTTCAGGAGGTACTGCTGCATCATCAAGCAAGAAAGAGTTCACCTTAGCACGCACGTAAGCTTGACGACTTAGGTACAACGGCAAAACTTGCAATCCTTCCCAATCGCCCGTCCGCTCGAGATAAGTATTTAAGAAAGCATTCCCTAAATCGACGCGCCCCCGCGCCTCCAAATCCATTACCGCAAAGGCGACATCGTACATCGTATCGACAAAGCGAAATTCTTCATTAAACTCGATGCGATCGAACAAACGAACTTTTCCTTCCCACAAGCAAATATTTTTTAAGTGCAAATCGCCGTGAACTTCGCGGATTTTACCTCGCGCTTGTCGCTGCTTCAATAAGTCCCGTTCGCACTCAAAAAAGCGATCGCTAAATTGCTTCGTTTCCTCAAATTGCTGCTGGGTTTGTACCCTTCCAATGTAAGGCTCGCTCTGTTGATAATTCTCATCAAATGCTGCCTTGATTTTTTCAACTTCCCCAAAGCTGCGGATATAGTCATTCGTCTTTGCACTTTGGTGAAATGCGGCTACCGTTCGCCCCAATTCTTCCATCCATTCGATAGTTAATTCTCCTTGCTCGAATAAATGACTCCAGAGCATCGTTTGCGGAAACTGTCGCATCTTTATTGCATATTCGATAATTGCGCCCTTACCTTGTAAGGTATATCGCTCCCCATCACACGTAATTGGTAACACTTCAAGATAAATTTCGGGTGCTAAATCCCGATTCATCCGTAGCTCTTCCTGGCAAAAATGCTGTCGTTTTTCGAGCGTCGAGTAATCAAAAAAACCAAAGTTAACTGACTTTTTAATTTTATAAGTATAATCTCCCGTCAAAAAAACATAGGAGGCGTGAGTTTGTAGCAGTTCAATCGGCTCTTTCACCGGATGGGGATAAAACTCCGGCTGTTGCATTTGTTGAATGATACCCAGTTCGTAACTCATAACTCATAATTCCCATTCATCATTCATCACTCATAACTCATCATTAATAACTTATCCCTCATAATTCATCACTCATAACTCATAATTCATAATTTTTTTCTTCCTTTCTTACGATGACTTTGTAGCGAAATAACTTCTGCTTCGTTGCTTTCCCGAGCCACGCGCACGAGTAACCCCGCTAAGAGCAAACTGGCAATAACCGAACTGCCCCCATAGCTAAAAAGTGGAAGAGGCAATCCCGTTGTCGGTAGCGCGCCCGTCGCTACACCAATATTAATCAGCGCTTGCCCTACTAACAGTACCATGACACCAATCG
This window contains:
- a CDS encoding AAA family ATPase; its protein translation is MSYELGIIQQMQQPEFYPHPVKEPIELLQTHASYVFLTGDYTYKIKKSVNFGFFDYSTLEKRQHFCQEELRMNRDLAPEIYLEVLPITCDGERYTLQGKGAIIEYAIKMRQFPQTMLWSHLFEQGELTIEWMEELGRTVAAFHQSAKTNDYIRSFGEVEKIKAAFDENYQQSEPYIGRVQTQQQFEETKQFSDRFFECERDLLKQRQARGKIREVHGDLHLKNICLWEGKVRLFDRIEFNEEFRFVDTMYDVAFAVMDLEARGRVDLGNAFLNTYLERTGDWEGLQVLPLYLSRQAYVRAKVNSFLLDDAAVPPEEKEKAKEAAENYYRLAWNYTKTHRGRVAMMSGLSGSGKSTVARQLGREWGAIHLRSDAVRKHLAGLDLQERGDDTIYTPEMNQKTYGRLLELAEMLVQRGFSAILDAKYDRVALRKPVVELCESLQVPLQILYCNAPLDVLRDRVAARSGDISDATPELLARQRAAFESFTPAEQRYVRAVEENFNSVKML